CCGGCGAGGTAAAGTATGAGGGATTTTAATGTCTTAATTATAGGTTCCGGTCCGGCAGGCCTTTTTGCAGCAAGCTGGCTTGAACGCCTGGGTGTTGACAGGATTGCTATCTTCGACCAAAATCGATATCCCGCCGGAGGATTACTAAACGACGGCAAACTGAATTTTGACTACCGTGTTGGAATTGACCTTGATGAGCTTCAGATTGGAAGAGTCGAGGCTCAGAATTTAATGGACGAGGTAAAGCAGGTTTTTGTTAAATTTCCCCGCTGCCAGCAGGTTACTTTTATCGAAAACAGTGAAAAAATAAATGCGTGGAAAAAAATTGCCGATGAGCACGGTGTACAGTTTATCGCTCCCGAGCAGTGGCATTATGGGACGGATAATGGCAAACAACTGGTTGATTATCTGAGAGGCCTGCTCAAACATACCACTTTTTTCTTAGGCACTGAGGTTGTCTCTATTGAAAAAATCCCCCCTAACCCCCCTTTAATAAAGGGGGGCAGGGATGATTTCAAAAGGGGGAGATTGGCAGACGGAAGATATTGTTTTGTATGTCAGAAGGGCCAAAAGACGGAAAAATATTCCGGAAAAGTTGTCCTTGCTTGTCCGGGGCGTGGCGGCGCGTACTGGTTCAGAGATTCATCTAAAAAAATTAAAGTTAAAAACAATTTCGGCCCCATTGATGTGGGTATCCGTATAGAACTAAACAGAAAGTTTTATGATCCCATAACTGATGTTGTATACGACCCGAAGTTTATCTTTTGCACAAAACGCCATGGTGACAGGGTGAGAACCTTTTGTACCAATCCGGGTGGAAGGGTAAGAATTGAAAATTACGGAGATTTTAAGCTGGTTAACGGTGATGCTCTTTTCGATCGCAAAACAGAAAACACAAATTTTGCGTTAATAAATACGGTTTCTCTCACACAGCCCTTTTCTGATACCACCGAATTTGGCCAGATGATCGCGAGACAATTTTTCCTGCTGGGTGGTGGCAGGCCGATTGTTCAGAGGGTAGGGGACTTCAGGGAAGGAAAGAGAAGTTCTAAATCGACTTTTAACAGTAAAACCCGTCACTTCGACCGCTGCAAGGCCACATATAACGCGGTACCTGGTGATATTACGCTCGGCTTGCCTGCGCGCATTGTAGACAATCTCTGGGAATCACTGAAAACTCTTGACAAGATTGTACCCGGCATTCTTCATCCTTCAACTTTGCTGTATGCACCTGAGATCAAATTCTTCGATACTCATTTTCCAACTGACCAATATCTTGAAACGAACATTAAGGGTATCTTTGTGGCCGGAGATGGTACGGGAAAGAGCCGGGGAATAGTTGGAGCAGCCGTTTCGGGAATAATCGCCGCGAAAGGAATTTTCGAAAAGTATTTTTAAACCCCACCATAAATAACCTTTGCGTATTACGGGGCGAATGTAATTTTAAACGAAGTGCCCCCGTCTCTTTCAACCTCCAGGGTCCCCTTGAGTTGAGCAACCAGAATACTGATCAGGCGTAATCCGAGTGTTTCAGTATCGTTGATGTCTATATCTTCCGGGAAGCCTACACCATTGTCACTGACAACCAGTGTCAATCTTTTATCACCATCAGGATGAAAATCGATAGCAATCTCTCCTTCCCTGCCTTCAGGAAAGGCATGTTTAAGTGCGTTGGAGATCAGTTCATTTATAATCAGACCGCAGGGAACGGCCTTGTTAATATCAAGAAATACATCGGAACAGTTGACGTTCAGCCTGACGGTATTGGGATAAACAACATAGTTACGGAAGAGATGTTTGGTTATGCCTTTTATATAATCGTCAAAGTCAATCTTTGCCAGGTCTTTAGACTGGTAGAGCTTTTCATGGACGGATGCCATGGAGAAAATACGGTCCCGGCTCTCCTTGAACATTTCAAGGGATTCCTTATCCTTTACATATTCTGACTGGAGATTGAGGAGGCTCGAGATTACCTGCATGTTATTCTTCACCCTGTGATGTATCTCCTGGAGAAGCACCTCCTTTTCTTTTAAGGATTCCCTGATCTGTTCTTCCGCACGCTTACGGTTGGTGATCTCCAATTGAAGTTGATCATTCGCTTTTATCAGATCAGCTGTTCGCTTTTTCACCATTTCCTCAAGATGATCTTGGTATTTTCTCAATTCTTCCTCTGTTAGCTTGCGCTTTGCAATTTCCTGTTCGAGCTGCAGATTCTTTTCGCTGACCTCCCTTTTTCTCTTGGATTCTTCATCAAGGCGGGTATTAAGGACAATATCTCTGGTTCTGCTCCTCAGAACAAAGATGTTTCCGCCCAGTATAATGAGGGCAGCCATGCCCATTACCAGGAGCAGGTTTTGTGGTTTCGTGTGTCCAAATACCCTGGAGACAGGAATAGCAGTGACTATGTAAAATGGGGTATTTTTGATTGGCAACCGTACGGCAAGCATTTCTGTCCTGGAAACGCCATTACTGATGCTCTTAAATATGTACGGTTTTCCGCTAACAAAATTACAAGGGTCGGGCATACCGGAAAAAGCTTCTGGTTGTATCTTTGACACAGGGTAAAAATGCACTTTTTCGCAATCAACCAAAAAGAGGTGTTCAGACAAACTGTCTTCCGATTTAATCAGGTGGCTATAAACAGTTTCTGGTGAGATCCATGAGATGATCTGCCCCGTATAGTTGCCTTTAAAGAAATAGGGCATAAAGACCATCACCTCTATCAATGACCCGTC
This portion of the Syntrophales bacterium genome encodes:
- a CDS encoding FAD-dependent monooxygenase, with amino-acid sequence MRDFNVLIIGSGPAGLFAASWLERLGVDRIAIFDQNRYPAGGLLNDGKLNFDYRVGIDLDELQIGRVEAQNLMDEVKQVFVKFPRCQQVTFIENSEKINAWKKIADEHGVQFIAPEQWHYGTDNGKQLVDYLRGLLKHTTFFLGTEVVSIEKIPPNPPLIKGGRDDFKRGRLADGRYCFVCQKGQKTEKYSGKVVLACPGRGGAYWFRDSSKKIKVKNNFGPIDVGIRIELNRKFYDPITDVVYDPKFIFCTKRHGDRVRTFCTNPGGRVRIENYGDFKLVNGDALFDRKTENTNFALINTVSLTQPFSDTTEFGQMIARQFFLLGGGRPIVQRVGDFREGKRSSKSTFNSKTRHFDRCKATYNAVPGDITLGLPARIVDNLWESLKTLDKIVPGILHPSTLLYAPEIKFFDTHFPTDQYLETNIKGIFVAGDGTGKSRGIVGAAVSGIIAAKGIFEKYF
- a CDS encoding histidine kinase dimerization/phosphoacceptor domain -containing protein, which encodes MPERTNLQTIRNVVATKENLAIFLASFVMLGYIVFLLGTNYVAQRDLQDASFKQLKHKLEKRTTAVSNFFHERKDDLKNLSASREISIFFENRALGMSMEYGLEASLLNIFESFDRIMREKKLGDDPIYTRIILADRSGELLVNSQLSKSNQEQKLNRKELLTPERTGPHIVIQHDGSLIEVMVFMPYFFKGNYTGQIISWISPETVYSHLIKSEDSLSEHLFLVDCEKVHFYPVSKIQPEAFSGMPDPCNFVSGKPYIFKSISNGVSRTEMLAVRLPIKNTPFYIVTAIPVSRVFGHTKPQNLLLVMGMAALIILGGNIFVLRSRTRDIVLNTRLDEESKRKREVSEKNLQLEQEIAKRKLTEEELRKYQDHLEEMVKKRTADLIKANDQLQLEITNRKRAEEQIRESLKEKEVLLQEIHHRVKNNMQVISSLLNLQSEYVKDKESLEMFKESRDRIFSMASVHEKLYQSKDLAKIDFDDYIKGITKHLFRNYVVYPNTVRLNVNCSDVFLDINKAVPCGLIINELISNALKHAFPEGREGEIAIDFHPDGDKRLTLVVSDNGVGFPEDIDINDTETLGLRLISILVAQLKGTLEVERDGGTSFKITFAP